The window TCGCCAGCGGGCTTTTGACCCACTTGACTGCGCCGTTGCGCCACGCCCAGACCAGTCCGACGACGAGGATGCCGACGAATGCGAGCATCGGCAGCAACACCGTCGAGAGGGCGACGCCCTGGTCCAGTGCGGACCGGTAGATGACGGCCCACGGGAAGATGAGAACGGTTTCGACGTCGAACACGACGAACAGCAGCGCGACCATATAGTACTGTATGTTGAACTGGACGCGCGCCGTGCCGGTCGGTACCTCACCGCTCTCGTAGGTGGCGCGTTTGCCTTGTTCGGGTACCGACGGGCGTAGTATCGCCGAGACCGCCATCATCCCCAGTGGGATTCCGACGGCGACGAGCCCGAGGGCCCCGATTGCGATCCATTCACTCATTCCGTAGTCTCCCTGACGTTCGATGGGTTAGAAGCGCCCCCCCATAAGCGTTGATTTATACCGCGGCTGCCCCCGCGACGGCCGAGGCCGCCGTCAGTCGTCGCGTCGGCTCTCGACGTACGCCTCGACCCCGAGGTCGTGGAGGTCGCGGGAGTCGCGTGCGACCCCGCCGACGAGCCCCTCGTGGTACTCGACCAGTCGCTCGCGCAGTTCCTCGTGCTCGCGGGAGAGTATCTGTGCGGCCGAGAGCGCGGCGTTGAACGACTTGCCGGCGTCGACGGCGACGATCGGCGCGCCGGTCGGCATCCCGATCACCGAGTCGACGGACTTCTCCTGAACCGGCACGCCCACGACCGGGAGCGGGTACGCGATGGAGGCGGTCATGTTCGGGAGGTCGGCGGACTTCCCGCCCGCGCCCGCGATCACGACGTCGAGGCCGCGGGCCTCGGCGGTCTCGCCGTAGGCGTACATCAGCTCGGGCGTCCGGTGCGCGGAGACGACGTACGTCTCGTAGGTGAAGCGCGCGTCGGGCGCGTCGCGGAAGTCGGTCTGCTCTTCGAAGCCGAGTTCGTCGAGCGCGTCGTGCGCGCCGGACATCGTCTCCAGGTCCGAGTCCGATCCCATGATGATCCCGACGTCGGGCGTCGACTCGGGGTCGACGTCGGCGTCGGCCTCGGCGTGCAGTCGGTCGATCAGGTCCTGTACGGTCACGTCGGCGTCGTCGTCGGGCGTGTAGTCTGTCATCGTGGGTGTGGTCTGGATAGTCGGTCGCGGGGCCGTCACGAGAGGTCGGCGAATCCCGTCCGTCACTCGCGTCGGCGCGTCCCGTCCGTCACTCGAAGGTCAGCGCGTCCCGAACGTCTCTCGCGTGCGCGAGGAGGTCGTCCGGAACGTGGTCGTCCCCCGCGCCGTTTCCGGTCACCGTGAGGTGGCCCAT is drawn from Halobellus limi and contains these coding sequences:
- a CDS encoding NADH-quinone oxidoreductase subunit A → MSEWIAIGALGLVAVGIPLGMMAVSAILRPSVPEQGKRATYESGEVPTGTARVQFNIQYYMVALLFVVFDVETVLIFPWAVIYRSALDQGVALSTVLLPMLAFVGILVVGLVWAWRNGAVKWVKSPLANRRKTERNA
- the purE gene encoding 5-(carboxyamino)imidazole ribonucleotide mutase; the encoded protein is MTDYTPDDDADVTVQDLIDRLHAEADADVDPESTPDVGIIMGSDSDLETMSGAHDALDELGFEEQTDFRDAPDARFTYETYVVSAHRTPELMYAYGETAEARGLDVVIAGAGGKSADLPNMTASIAYPLPVVGVPVQEKSVDSVIGMPTGAPIVAVDAGKSFNAALSAAQILSREHEELRERLVEYHEGLVGGVARDSRDLHDLGVEAYVESRRDD